In a genomic window of Thermodesulfovibrionales bacterium:
- a CDS encoding HD domain-containing protein — MSDFLTIVKGALLHDIGKLIQRSKENPSEKTHGQWGYEWLKEFFW, encoded by the coding sequence ATGTCTGATTTTTTAACTATAGTAAAAGGTGCATTACTGCATGATATTGGTAAGCTCATCCAGAGATCAAAAGAAAATCCTTCTGAAAAGACTCACGGCCAGTGGGGATATGAATGGTTAAAAGAATTTTTTTGGTGA